The following are encoded in a window of Amaranthus tricolor cultivar Red isolate AtriRed21 chromosome 2, ASM2621246v1, whole genome shotgun sequence genomic DNA:
- the LOC130806341 gene encoding E3 ubiquitin-protein ligase SINAT5-like, with the protein MDIDSIECVSSVDGLEEEEIPHLDNHLNNNHHQFPTKIRNNVGVPNATAPATSVHELLECPVCTNSMYPPIHQCHNGHTLCSTCKARVHNRCPTCRQELGDIRCLALEKVAESLELPCKFYNLGCPEIFPYYSKLKHETVCNFRPYNCPYAGSECSIVGDIPFLVTHLRDDHKVDMHTGCTFNHRYVKSNPREVENATWMLTVFHCFGQYFCLHFEAFQLGAAPVYMAFLRFMGDENEARNYTYSLEVGGNGRKLIWEGTPRSIRDSHRKVRDNHDGLIIQRNMALFFSGGDRKELKLRVTGRIWKEQQNPDAAPIPNICS; encoded by the exons ATGGATATAGATAGTATTGAGTGTGTTTCTTCAGTTGATGGTTTGGAGGAAGAGGAGATCCCTCATCTTGATAATCAccttaataataatcatcatcaatTTCCCACAAAAATTAGGAATAATGTTGGTGTTCCTAATGCAACTGCACCAGCAACTAGCGTTCATGAATTGCTTGAATGTCCTGTTTGTACCAATTCTATGTACCCTCCTATTCACcag TGCCATAATGGTCATACATTGTGCTCGACCTGTAAAGCAAGAGTGCACAACCGATGTCCCACTTGTCGACAAGAGCTTGGTGATATTAGGTGCTTAGCTTTGGAGAAGGTAGCAGAATCGCTTGAGTTGCCTTGTAAATTTTACAATTTGGGTTGCCCGGAAATATTTCCTTATTATAGCAAGCTTAAACACGAGACGGTGTGCAATTTTAGACCATACAACTGTCCCTATGCTGGCTCTGAGTGTTCTATCGTTGGCGATATCCCCTTCCTGGTGACCCATCTAAGGGATGACCACAAGGTGGACATGCACACTGGGTGTACTTTTAATCATCGCTATGTAAAATCAAATCCTCGAGAAGTGGAAAATGCTACGTGGATGTTAACT GTTTTTCATTGTTTTGGCCAATACTTCTGCCTCCACTTTGAAGCCTTCCAACTTGGTGCAGCTCCTGTGTACATGGCATTCCTCCGTTTTATGGGCGACGAAAACGAGGCTCGAAATTACACGTACAGCCTCGAAGTTGGAGGAAACGGGAGAAAACTTATCTGGGAAGGAACCCCACGAAGCATCCGAGATAGCCACCGAAAGGTAAGGGATAACCATGACGGCCTCATCATCCAACGAAATATGGCACTCTTCTTCTCGGGTGGGGATCGCAAGGAGTTGAAGCTGAGGGTAACCGGAAGAATATGGAAGGAGCAGCAAAACCCGGATGCTGCTCCGATACCCAATATATGTAGCTAA